The proteins below are encoded in one region of Acidithiobacillus ferrooxidans ATCC 23270:
- a CDS encoding NAD(P)H-dependent flavin oxidoreductase — translation MDLPYLKIKGRSLLPVIQGGMGIGVSAHSLAGAVAAEGAVGTIASVELRRLHEDLMRHLRRLRDPAASAQANLTALDREIQEARRIAGKEGFIAVNVMHAISGYREHVLQAIRSGVNAVIVGAGLPMDLPTLAAEFPNVALIPILSEARGVQVVVRRWMRQKRLPDAIVIENPQFAGGHLGATRLEDVADSRYGFANVLPAIRKLFEELGLKADQIPLVAAGGISSFQKMREIFSLGGSGAQLGTPFAVTTEGDAHINFKRVLADAMPKDLVTFMSSAGLPARAVLTPWLRRYLGRERRLRACASPDHSQCPSQTECLVHCGFKDGHSSSGQFCIEAQLAAAQRGDVEHGLFFRGAGQLPFRTTDQKRSGAFCHAAG, via the coding sequence ATGGACTTGCCATACCTGAAGATCAAAGGACGGTCCCTACTCCCGGTGATACAGGGGGGTATGGGTATTGGTGTTTCCGCACACAGCCTGGCTGGGGCGGTGGCTGCGGAAGGGGCGGTCGGAACGATTGCCAGCGTCGAGTTGCGGCGATTGCACGAGGACCTGATGCGACACCTGCGACGCCTGAGAGACCCCGCAGCCTCGGCCCAGGCAAACCTGACCGCACTGGATCGGGAGATTCAGGAAGCACGGCGAATCGCCGGCAAGGAGGGGTTCATTGCCGTCAATGTCATGCATGCCATTTCCGGCTATCGGGAGCACGTGCTTCAAGCCATCAGGAGTGGGGTGAACGCGGTGATCGTGGGCGCGGGTCTGCCCATGGATCTGCCCACACTGGCTGCGGAATTTCCCAACGTCGCACTGATCCCGATCCTTTCGGAAGCGCGCGGCGTGCAGGTGGTGGTGCGCCGCTGGATGCGCCAGAAGCGCCTTCCGGACGCCATCGTCATCGAGAACCCCCAGTTCGCGGGCGGGCATCTGGGCGCCACCCGTCTGGAGGACGTTGCGGATTCCCGGTATGGTTTCGCCAATGTTTTGCCCGCGATCCGCAAACTGTTCGAAGAATTAGGCCTGAAAGCCGACCAGATTCCACTCGTCGCCGCCGGAGGGATCTCTTCCTTTCAGAAAATGCGGGAGATATTTTCTCTCGGCGGCAGCGGCGCCCAGTTGGGCACCCCCTTCGCCGTAACCACCGAAGGCGACGCACACATCAATTTCAAACGTGTCCTGGCGGATGCGATGCCTAAAGATCTCGTGACATTCATGAGTTCGGCGGGTTTACCCGCGCGCGCGGTGCTTACCCCCTGGTTGCGCCGCTACCTGGGACGCGAGAGGAGGCTGCGCGCCTGCGCGAGCCCCGATCACTCGCAGTGCCCCAGCCAGACGGAGTGCTTGGTTCATTGTGGTTTCAAGGATGGGCATTCATCTTCCGGACAATTCTGCATCGAGGCGCAGCTCGCTGCTGCGCAACGCGGTGACGTAGAGCATGGACTGTTTTTTCGCGGCGCCGGACAGTTACCCTTTCGGACAACAGATCAGAAGCGTTCGGGAGCTTTTTGCCACGCTGCTGGGTGA
- a CDS encoding c-type cytochrome: MLQKKPRLSVIPLFSMAMVMASAAYGSPLAQTVSAAPAAATASAVSATAATASVTASGIPTVVQSTCMACHGMQGIAADGGMFPNLAGQWKPYLLRQLDHFKTHVRADPQSPIMWGMAAPLTAAQMQQVADYFSSQKPASGHVYDPKLVAEGKKLYFGGLPDKHMPACMACHGATLAGLPPYFPRLAGQKRTYVINQLTYFKSGQRVATHKGIMQYVASRLNPKQITALAAYIRSR, encoded by the coding sequence ATGCTACAAAAAAAACCGCGTTTATCCGTTATCCCACTATTCTCTATGGCAATGGTCATGGCTTCGGCGGCCTATGGCTCCCCTCTCGCCCAAACGGTCTCCGCCGCCCCCGCAGCGGCTACGGCCAGTGCGGTCAGTGCTACCGCGGCGACGGCATCCGTCACCGCAAGCGGTATCCCCACGGTGGTGCAATCCACCTGCATGGCCTGTCATGGCATGCAGGGCATAGCGGCTGACGGGGGCATGTTCCCGAACCTGGCGGGGCAATGGAAGCCTTACCTTTTGCGCCAGCTCGATCACTTCAAAACCCATGTCCGCGCGGACCCGCAATCACCCATCATGTGGGGGATGGCGGCTCCGCTGACGGCCGCGCAGATGCAGCAGGTCGCCGACTACTTTTCCTCCCAGAAACCCGCGTCGGGACACGTTTACGATCCCAAACTCGTGGCCGAAGGGAAAAAGCTGTACTTCGGTGGTCTGCCCGACAAACACATGCCGGCCTGCATGGCCTGCCATGGCGCTACACTGGCCGGGCTGCCCCCTTATTTCCCCAGACTGGCCGGGCAGAAACGCACCTATGTGATCAATCAACTCACCTATTTCAAATCCGGGCAGCGGGTCGCCACCCACAAGGGCATCATGCAATACGTGGCTTCCAGACTGAACCCGAAACAAATCACGGCACTGGCCGCTTACATAAGGTCCCGGTGA
- a CDS encoding SDR family NAD(P)-dependent oxidoreductase — protein MTENDYTKAKGDGILDGKTILVTGAGDGIGRAVAIEYAHQGATVVLLGKTKRNLEGVYDEITDYGYAEPAILVVDLADPASDAFKTIGAAISSEFTQLNGIVHNAAELGMLTPLENYEGALWDHVFQVNVKSPLLVTQQCLPLLKEAPYASIIFTTDESGVKPKGYWGAYGVSKAAILHMARMWAIEYANTPIRVNIVDPGPCRTGLRLLTHPGMPMKRYTPPEAITSIYTQLMDCDVLGHNGELFYAQNFINPDLDDRTEKDLATSTV, from the coding sequence ATGACGGAAAATGATTATACCAAGGCGAAAGGCGACGGCATCCTGGACGGGAAAACGATACTCGTGACTGGTGCGGGAGATGGCATCGGCAGGGCGGTGGCCATCGAATATGCCCATCAAGGCGCTACGGTCGTTCTGTTGGGCAAAACGAAGCGCAATCTGGAAGGCGTCTACGATGAAATCACCGACTATGGCTATGCCGAACCGGCCATCCTCGTGGTGGATCTGGCCGACCCGGCAAGCGACGCGTTCAAAACCATAGGCGCCGCCATTTCCAGCGAGTTCACCCAACTGAACGGCATCGTGCACAACGCCGCGGAACTCGGAATGCTGACCCCCCTGGAGAACTATGAAGGGGCATTATGGGACCATGTATTTCAGGTCAACGTAAAGTCTCCACTGCTGGTGACACAGCAGTGCCTCCCATTACTGAAAGAGGCACCATACGCCTCCATTATTTTTACCACAGATGAGTCCGGCGTTAAGCCCAAGGGCTATTGGGGCGCCTACGGCGTGAGCAAGGCGGCCATATTGCACATGGCCCGCATGTGGGCGATAGAGTATGCCAACACGCCTATTCGGGTAAATATCGTAGACCCGGGTCCGTGCCGAACGGGGCTGCGCCTGCTCACGCATCCCGGCATGCCGATGAAGCGATATACGCCGCCTGAAGCCATCACCAGTATCTATACACAATTAATGGATTGTGACGTTCTGGGTCATAACGGCGAGTTGTTTTATGCCCAAAATTTCATCAATCCCGATCTGGACGACAGGACGGAAAAGGATTTGGCAACTTCTACGGTGTAG
- the petA gene encoding ubiquinol-cytochrome c reductase iron-sulfur subunit, with translation MSDETQDSKHAPNVTRRRFLTALVTVSGAAVAGTIAIPMVKSLDPTAAAAALATTTIDLSPIEPGMQMVALWQEKPVIVVNRTPEMLATLDEAEQKGILKDPNCNVPQQPPYCKNKYRSRVPEWYVGIKICNHLCCIPHYRPKKASVAPWWLGGFHCPCHGSMYDLSARVIKGSPAPHNMAVPEYDIDVAKKTVVVTKMYPLAHLC, from the coding sequence ATGTCAGACGAAACGCAAGACAGCAAACATGCTCCCAATGTAACCCGCCGGCGCTTTCTCACGGCGCTGGTCACGGTATCCGGCGCCGCGGTGGCGGGCACCATCGCAATACCCATGGTGAAATCACTGGACCCAACAGCCGCAGCCGCGGCATTGGCCACCACCACCATCGATCTGAGCCCCATCGAGCCCGGCATGCAAATGGTGGCGTTATGGCAGGAGAAGCCGGTGATCGTGGTAAACAGAACACCCGAAATGCTGGCCACCCTGGATGAGGCGGAGCAGAAGGGCATATTGAAAGACCCCAACTGCAACGTTCCGCAACAACCGCCTTATTGCAAGAACAAGTACCGGTCACGCGTTCCGGAATGGTATGTGGGTATAAAAATTTGCAACCACCTGTGTTGCATACCGCATTACCGGCCGAAAAAAGCCAGTGTCGCACCGTGGTGGCTCGGCGGATTTCATTGCCCCTGCCATGGCTCCATGTACGATCTTTCGGCACGCGTAATCAAAGGATCACCTGCTCCCCATAATATGGCGGTTCCCGAATATGACATCGATGTGGCCAAGAAAACCGTCGTTGTCACCAAAATGTATCCGCTCGCCCATTTGTGCTGA
- a CDS encoding cytochrome b, protein MSFKEWFVKRSPLPEMWREHMAEYYAPKNFNIFYYAGSLLLLMVVLQFLSGFLVLAHYIPTAKGAYDSVYGIMYDVHYGWLMQYMHVDGVSLIFVLLYVHMARGMLYGSHRSPRELVWIIGYTTYLAFMAEAFFGYVLPYSNLSYWAGTVITSLLKSIPFIGGWVTTLVRGGPGMSGDTLDRFMALHVTLVFLVIVGLIVFHILYLHKVGSNNPDGIEIKANKGPDGHPVDGIPFHPYYSVKDLFGFGVWLIIFGAIIFYAPTFHHIFLERTMSTPANPLKSLPDVTPPWYLSPFYAMLRSIPNKTAGILLMVFAVLVPFVLPWLDRNPVKSTRYRPVTRILLIIFFINFFVLAYLGEQPPLPKYFFAERLGAFIYVAFFLLLPFVSKFEPTRTPPARVRFHAH, encoded by the coding sequence ATGAGTTTCAAAGAATGGTTTGTCAAACGTTCGCCGCTGCCCGAAATGTGGCGGGAACACATGGCCGAATACTACGCGCCAAAGAACTTCAACATTTTCTACTACGCCGGGTCGTTGCTCTTGCTGATGGTGGTGCTGCAGTTCCTGTCGGGATTCCTGGTGCTGGCGCATTACATACCTACCGCCAAGGGTGCATACGACTCCGTTTATGGCATCATGTACGACGTGCATTACGGCTGGCTCATGCAGTACATGCATGTGGATGGCGTATCGCTGATATTCGTGCTGCTGTATGTGCACATGGCACGGGGCATGCTGTACGGTTCCCACCGATCACCACGGGAACTCGTCTGGATCATCGGCTATACGACCTATCTGGCTTTCATGGCGGAGGCATTCTTCGGATATGTGTTGCCTTATTCAAACCTCTCCTACTGGGCCGGCACGGTAATCACTTCTTTATTGAAGTCCATTCCGTTTATCGGCGGTTGGGTTACCACCCTGGTACGCGGCGGGCCCGGCATGAGCGGCGACACGCTGGACCGGTTCATGGCGCTGCACGTTACATTGGTGTTTCTGGTCATCGTCGGGCTGATCGTTTTTCATATCCTTTATCTCCATAAAGTCGGTTCCAACAATCCCGATGGCATCGAGATCAAGGCGAATAAAGGGCCTGATGGCCATCCCGTGGACGGCATTCCGTTTCACCCCTACTACTCCGTAAAAGATTTGTTTGGATTCGGTGTATGGCTGATCATCTTTGGCGCGATCATCTTCTACGCGCCGACGTTTCATCATATTTTCCTGGAACGTACCATGTCCACGCCGGCAAATCCGCTCAAAAGTCTGCCGGATGTCACGCCGCCGTGGTATCTATCGCCCTTTTACGCGATGCTGAGATCCATACCCAACAAGACTGCCGGCATCCTGTTAATGGTGTTCGCGGTGCTGGTCCCATTCGTGCTCCCATGGCTGGACAGAAACCCGGTGAAATCGACGCGATATCGTCCGGTCACCCGTATCCTGCTGATCATATTTTTCATTAACTTCTTCGTGCTTGCCTATCTGGGAGAGCAGCCTCCGCTGCCGAAATATTTTTTCGCGGAAAGATTGGGGGCGTTCATCTATGTGGCGTTCTTCCTTTTGCTGCCGTTCGTGAGCAAATTCGAACCGACCAGGACACCGCCGGCGCGCGTCCGTTTCCATGCCCACTGA
- a CDS encoding cytochrome c1 — protein sequence MKKYVVWAGMALGLFAGSASGAFADDGPQLLTPHYTYNAKTIISGARLFATNCMACHSIKFMRYEFLTHDLGMSRADVQKQVMLPTGSAFKDNMISAMPTQMAHKWFGLPPPDLSQMVRYKGQDWIYTYLLSFYQDPKRPSGWNNHVFPNVAMPDVLAPYGGIVNEQGKLLRAGDESPQKFKEQVTDIVAFLRFVSDPSVVQRHDDGPWVLGLLAFFTIAAYFLKKEYWKGVK from the coding sequence ATGAAAAAGTATGTTGTGTGGGCAGGAATGGCCCTGGGACTGTTTGCTGGCAGCGCATCGGGTGCATTCGCGGACGACGGGCCACAATTATTGACACCGCATTATACCTATAATGCAAAGACCATCATCAGCGGCGCGAGGTTATTTGCCACCAACTGCATGGCATGTCACTCCATAAAATTCATGCGTTACGAGTTTTTGACCCATGATCTGGGCATGTCCAGAGCCGATGTGCAAAAACAGGTCATGTTACCCACAGGATCGGCATTCAAGGATAACATGATATCCGCCATGCCGACCCAGATGGCGCATAAATGGTTCGGGCTTCCCCCGCCGGATCTCAGCCAGATGGTCCGCTACAAGGGTCAGGACTGGATCTACACTTATCTGCTCTCTTTTTACCAGGATCCCAAGCGCCCGTCGGGGTGGAACAACCATGTATTTCCCAATGTGGCCATGCCGGACGTGCTTGCCCCCTATGGCGGGATCGTCAATGAACAGGGAAAACTGCTTCGTGCGGGAGACGAATCTCCCCAGAAATTCAAGGAACAGGTCACGGATATCGTTGCATTTTTAAGATTCGTGTCCGATCCATCCGTCGTGCAACGACACGACGACGGGCCCTGGGTGCTTGGGTTGCTGGCGTTTTTTACCATAGCGGCCTATTTTCTCAAGAAGGAATACTGGAAGGGGGTAAAGTGA
- the iro gene encoding iron oxidase: MSEKLKETENSKAGNISRRDMLKGIAITAGVVAAGTVVGVNPIGAAHAAGNCPGTTPKAEVQYQPHPKGKAQCSVCANFIAPKCCKVVAGPVAPDGYCIAFTPMPA, from the coding sequence ATGAGTGAGAAACTGAAGGAAACCGAAAATTCCAAGGCCGGGAACATAAGCCGTCGTGACATGTTGAAAGGTATCGCCATTACGGCTGGCGTCGTGGCCGCGGGGACGGTGGTCGGAGTAAACCCCATTGGCGCTGCCCATGCGGCGGGTAATTGCCCGGGGACCACGCCCAAGGCGGAAGTACAATATCAGCCACACCCCAAGGGGAAGGCGCAGTGCTCTGTCTGCGCCAATTTTATTGCCCCGAAGTGCTGTAAGGTGGTAGCCGGACCCGTCGCACCCGACGGGTATTGTATAGCGTTTACGCCGATGCCCGCATAA
- a CDS encoding PH domain-containing protein: MPGQQYDLKSNPAMVLADVTVAQSAYLGSLILFICSFPFLLLGTGFFIVIGAVFIVLAFIDAANIATLTFTTNCAADNDQLMVRYGLIRPIRAIIPASAIRHINVDQSWLGSKLKYGSIIILGDDLGIRLQYIKDPQIALNAIKNSIGLS, encoded by the coding sequence ATGCCTGGGCAGCAATATGACCTGAAATCAAACCCTGCCATGGTGTTGGCGGATGTTACCGTCGCCCAGTCGGCATATTTGGGTTCGCTGATCCTGTTTATCTGCAGTTTTCCGTTTTTATTGCTCGGCACAGGATTTTTCATCGTCATTGGTGCAGTATTCATCGTTTTGGCGTTTATTGATGCCGCCAACATAGCCACGCTCACCTTTACCACAAACTGTGCTGCAGACAATGACCAATTGATGGTCAGATACGGACTGATCCGACCGATAAGGGCGATCATCCCCGCTTCGGCCATTCGCCATATAAACGTTGATCAGAGCTGGCTCGGGTCAAAACTCAAATATGGCTCGATCATCATTCTCGGAGATGACCTTGGTATTCGCTTGCAATATATAAAGGACCCGCAGATCGCACTGAACGCGATTAAAAATTCGATTGGACTGTCATGA
- a CDS encoding cytochrome b/b6 domain-containing protein encodes MALNDHSVARKGGAHDFDNTTKIIHLAMAVVLTLQMCIGLLVHDPQTRFFLYLHEYVGILSALVIFVEWLWIYTASQFSVLFPWNRAGISLVVKDIRNLGRHVLPEGGDTVGLSGFWHGIGILSFTFMALTGTILLFVLPGGHSILGLHSTDFVLYTRISLYHRLMSYLAWVYLLGHVLFAIFHQLTGNDVFGRIFLFRRDG; translated from the coding sequence ATGGCGCTTAACGACCATAGCGTTGCACGCAAAGGCGGCGCACACGATTTTGACAACACTACCAAGATCATCCATCTGGCCATGGCCGTTGTCTTGACGCTGCAGATGTGTATCGGTTTATTGGTCCATGATCCGCAGACGAGGTTTTTCTTATACCTGCATGAGTATGTCGGCATACTGTCGGCGTTGGTCATTTTCGTCGAGTGGTTATGGATATATACCGCATCGCAGTTTTCCGTTCTATTTCCGTGGAACCGTGCCGGCATATCACTTGTTGTAAAAGATATCAGAAACTTGGGTAGACATGTGCTTCCGGAAGGTGGCGATACCGTGGGCCTGTCCGGATTTTGGCATGGAATTGGTATATTATCGTTTACGTTTATGGCATTGACCGGAACCATTCTGCTTTTTGTTTTGCCCGGCGGACATTCCATACTTGGACTGCACTCGACGGATTTTGTATTATATACCCGCATCTCGCTATATCACCGGCTGATGTCCTATCTTGCATGGGTATATCTGCTTGGACACGTTCTTTTCGCCATTTTTCATCAATTGACCGGGAACGATGTATTCGGGAGAATTTTTCTTTTCCGTCGGGATGGATAA
- a CDS encoding ribosomal RNA large subunit methyltransferase E, which translates to MARSKSSEKWLKEHFKDPFVQRAMKEGYRSRASYKLLEIQQKDHLIRPGMRVLDVGAAPGGWTQVAAPLIGRKGRLVAVDRLAMDPVADATVICGDVYDDAILAACQEALPGGADLIMSDMAPNMSGIASVDQARAIDLAELALDMAHRWLVPGGALLIKVFMGSGAEELRRALRRDFKKIVVRKPEASRARSTEQYWLALDFQGVAQERLDNGGASSL; encoded by the coding sequence TTGGCGAGAAGTAAATCCAGTGAGAAGTGGCTGAAGGAGCATTTTAAAGACCCATTTGTGCAGCGCGCTATGAAAGAGGGGTATCGCTCGCGGGCAAGCTACAAATTGCTGGAGATTCAGCAGAAGGATCACCTGATCCGCCCGGGTATGCGGGTGCTGGATGTGGGCGCGGCGCCGGGTGGCTGGACGCAGGTGGCGGCGCCGTTGATCGGCAGGAAGGGGCGACTGGTGGCGGTGGATCGCCTGGCAATGGACCCGGTGGCAGATGCCACGGTCATCTGCGGCGACGTCTACGACGACGCCATACTGGCTGCCTGCCAGGAAGCCCTACCGGGCGGCGCTGACCTGATCATGAGTGACATGGCGCCCAACATGTCCGGTATTGCCAGTGTCGATCAGGCCCGCGCCATTGATCTCGCGGAGCTGGCTCTGGACATGGCCCATCGCTGGCTGGTGCCGGGCGGAGCGCTGCTGATCAAGGTGTTTATGGGGTCCGGCGCGGAAGAGTTGCGCCGGGCGCTGCGCCGAGACTTCAAGAAGATCGTGGTACGCAAACCGGAGGCCTCGCGTGCGCGCTCTACGGAGCAGTACTGGCTGGCACTGGACTTTCAGGGGGTTGCGCAGGAAAGGTTGGACAATGGTGGGGCGAGTTCCCTATAA
- a CDS encoding YhbY family RNA-binding protein — translation MLDAKHRQALRGQAHALKPVVIIGAHGITDGVLAELEVAIHAHELVKVRLPQVSHDERDAMIKTLSTASHADVVGHIGRVLILYRPRPAAAPKR, via the coding sequence ATGCTGGACGCCAAACATAGACAAGCCCTGCGTGGACAGGCACACGCCCTCAAACCCGTCGTCATCATCGGTGCCCACGGCATCACCGACGGCGTTCTCGCCGAACTGGAGGTCGCCATCCACGCCCACGAACTCGTAAAGGTACGTCTACCCCAGGTATCCCATGACGAACGCGATGCCATGATAAAGACCTTGTCCACCGCCAGCCATGCCGACGTTGTCGGCCACATCGGGCGCGTGCTCATTCTCTACCGCCCCCGCCCGGCTGCGGCGCCCAAACGCTGA
- the apaG gene encoding Co2+/Mg2+ efflux protein ApaG: MEDQPPTEIQISVETRYLPEQSSPEQEHFAFAYQITMQNNGPQTAQLLSRHWIITDAEGHVQEVKGPGVVGEQPTLQPGQRFRYTSGSVLSTPVGSMHGTFEWVSDTGESFVVPIPAFRLAAATVFH, encoded by the coding sequence ATGGAAGACCAGCCCCCCACAGAAATCCAGATCAGCGTCGAGACCCGCTATCTGCCGGAGCAGTCCAGCCCGGAGCAGGAGCACTTCGCCTTCGCCTATCAGATCACGATGCAGAATAACGGCCCGCAGACGGCGCAGCTTCTCAGTCGTCACTGGATCATTACGGATGCGGAAGGTCATGTTCAAGAGGTCAAAGGACCCGGCGTGGTTGGAGAACAGCCCACGCTGCAGCCTGGACAACGCTTCCGTTACACCAGCGGGTCCGTCCTGTCCACGCCCGTAGGCAGCATGCACGGTACCTTCGAGTGGGTCAGCGATACCGGCGAAAGTTTCGTGGTTCCCATCCCCGCCTTTCGCCTGGCGGCGGCGACCGTCTTCCATTGA
- a CDS encoding class I SAM-dependent methyltransferase, protein MSRQSLQRAYALWAPIYDSAVRGFSAPLRQCSLGNIPQGPCRVLVDGIGTGLDIPYLPAHCEAIGIDLTHSMLRRARRSSPHFSLVQADAEALPFPDGCFDVIVMHLILAVVPHAGLALAEASRVLQPGGRILVLDKFLRPGERAFWRRLLAPLSGPIATHTDLVFEDLLTQRPELHCRSDTPAAVGGWFRLIVLEKSDTM, encoded by the coding sequence TTGAGCCGCCAGAGCCTGCAGCGCGCCTATGCGCTCTGGGCACCCATATACGATTCGGCGGTGCGCGGCTTCTCTGCCCCCTTGCGGCAATGCAGCCTCGGCAATATTCCGCAAGGACCCTGCCGCGTCCTGGTCGATGGCATCGGCACCGGGCTGGACATTCCTTATCTGCCCGCCCACTGCGAAGCCATTGGCATTGACCTCACCCACAGCATGCTTCGCCGCGCACGTAGGTCGTCACCTCATTTTTCGCTCGTTCAGGCAGATGCCGAGGCTTTGCCCTTCCCGGACGGTTGCTTCGACGTTATCGTCATGCATCTCATATTGGCCGTCGTACCCCATGCCGGCCTGGCATTGGCGGAGGCCAGCCGTGTCCTCCAACCCGGCGGACGGATACTGGTTCTCGACAAGTTCCTGCGTCCCGGTGAACGCGCCTTCTGGCGGCGCCTGCTCGCCCCCCTGTCCGGCCCCATTGCCACCCACACCGACCTGGTGTTTGAAGACCTTCTGACCCAACGCCCGGAACTGCACTGCCGCAGCGATACACCGGCGGCTGTCGGCGGCTGGTTCCGTCTGATCGTTCTGGAAAAATCTGACACCATGTGA
- the typA gene encoding translational GTPase TypA: MARQIRNIAIIAHVDHGKTTLVDQLLRQSGTFAAHQQLEERVMDSNDLEKERGITIMAKNTAVQWGDTHINIVDTPGHADFGAEVERVLGMVDGVLLLVDAVEGPMPQTRFVTRKALELGLKPIVVINKVDRPGARADYVISATLDLFDKLGATEEQLDFPVIYASGLQGYAGEDPEVRSGDMKPLFEMILDKVAAPQGDPEGPLQMQIADLDYSSYVGRIAVGRIRRGTMRPGQDIVLIHGVDKTQTKARILQLLGFDGLKRVPWESATVGDIVAVTGIEDPSIGATIAAPEAPDALPWKPIDEPTLNMTFQVNTSPFAGREGKFVTSRQLRERLYRELLTNVALRVEDTDNADVFMVSGRGELHLTILVENMRREGYELAVSRPRVIQRQVDGVWEEPYEALTIDLEEQHQGTIMERLGIRRGELQDMIPDGRGRVRLEYRIPARGLIGFHTEFLTATSGTGVISHIFDNYGPVKGSIPSRNNGVLISAEEGEVVGFALFNLQERGRMFVSPGDKVYEGMVIGIHTRDNDLVVNPLKEKKLTNMRASGSDENIMLTPPIKLTLEAAVEFIADDELVEATPQSIRIRKRYLTENERKKASRGGG, from the coding sequence AGAACACGGCGGTGCAGTGGGGCGATACCCACATCAACATCGTTGACACCCCCGGCCATGCCGATTTCGGCGCCGAGGTGGAGCGGGTGCTGGGTATGGTGGACGGCGTGTTGCTGCTGGTGGATGCCGTCGAAGGCCCCATGCCGCAGACCCGTTTCGTCACCCGCAAAGCGCTGGAACTGGGTCTCAAGCCGATCGTGGTCATCAACAAGGTGGATCGCCCCGGCGCCCGCGCCGACTATGTCATCAGTGCCACCCTCGACCTGTTCGACAAACTGGGTGCGACAGAAGAGCAACTGGATTTTCCGGTGATCTATGCCTCCGGTCTGCAGGGCTATGCGGGGGAAGATCCCGAAGTCCGCTCCGGTGACATGAAACCCCTCTTCGAAATGATCCTCGATAAGGTGGCGGCCCCGCAAGGGGATCCCGAAGGTCCGTTGCAGATGCAGATTGCCGATCTGGATTACTCCAGTTATGTAGGGCGTATCGCGGTGGGTCGCATCCGTCGCGGTACCATGCGTCCCGGTCAGGATATCGTGTTGATTCACGGTGTCGATAAGACCCAGACCAAGGCGCGCATCCTTCAGCTCCTCGGCTTCGACGGTCTCAAGCGGGTGCCGTGGGAAAGTGCCACGGTGGGCGACATCGTTGCGGTGACCGGCATAGAAGATCCATCCATCGGGGCCACCATCGCGGCGCCAGAAGCGCCGGATGCCCTGCCGTGGAAACCCATCGATGAACCCACCCTGAACATGACGTTTCAGGTCAATACCAGCCCCTTCGCGGGCAGGGAAGGCAAGTTTGTCACCAGTCGCCAGTTGCGCGAGCGCCTGTACCGCGAGTTGCTGACCAATGTCGCCCTGCGGGTGGAAGATACGGATAACGCCGATGTGTTCATGGTCTCGGGGCGCGGCGAGCTGCACCTGACCATTCTGGTGGAAAACATGCGCCGCGAGGGCTACGAACTGGCGGTATCACGGCCCAGGGTGATTCAGCGCCAGGTGGACGGCGTCTGGGAAGAGCCCTATGAAGCGCTGACCATCGACCTGGAAGAACAGCATCAGGGCACCATCATGGAACGCCTGGGTATCCGGCGCGGCGAGTTGCAGGACATGATTCCCGATGGCCGGGGCCGCGTGCGGCTGGAGTACCGGATTCCCGCACGGGGTCTCATCGGTTTCCACACCGAATTTCTGACGGCCACGTCCGGCACCGGAGTCATCAGCCATATTTTTGATAACTACGGCCCGGTGAAGGGCAGCATCCCTTCCCGTAACAACGGCGTACTGATCTCTGCGGAAGAGGGCGAAGTGGTTGGATTCGCCCTGTTTAACCTGCAGGAACGCGGCCGGATGTTTGTGAGCCCCGGCGACAAGGTCTACGAGGGCATGGTCATTGGTATCCATACCCGCGACAACGATCTGGTGGTCAACCCGCTCAAGGAAAAGAAGCTGACCAATATGCGGGCATCGGGCTCAGACGAAAACATCATGCTGACGCCGCCGATCAAGCTGACGCTGGAGGCGGCGGTGGAGTTCATTGCGGACGATGAATTGGTAGAGGCGACGCCGCAGTCCATTCGCATTCGCAAGCGTTATCTGACGGAGAACGAGCGCAAGAAGGCGTCGCGCGGTGGCGGATAA